In Afipia sp. GAS231, a single window of DNA contains:
- a CDS encoding efflux RND transporter permease subunit: MTLSELCIRRPVMTTLITASIIAFGVFGFRLLPVSALPRVDFPTIAVSATLPGASADTMAASVAGIIERQLSTIAGISSMSSSSSQGSSVITIQFDLNRNIDAAALDVQTALTIAQRRLPIEMTIPPSFRKVNPADFPVLFVSLGSATLPLSAVNEYGDITIGQALSQIPGVAQVLIYGAQKFAIRVQADPEAAAARGLSLEDIRTAVSRANSSTPVGTLNGPKQDVALQASGQMEKAVDYRQVVVAWRNGSPVKLDEVARIYDSVENDKIATWLNDERAIVLAIQKQPDANTVAVVDSVLAKLPALRAQIPPSVSINVMMDRSISIRQAVADVEETLLIAVSLVILVIFLFLRSASATFIPALAVPISLFGTCAVMYFLDYSINNMTLLALTLSVGFVVDDAIVMLENIVRHIEHGMRPYEAALKGAREIGFTIISITFSLIAVFIPVLLMGGIVGRVFREFAVTVSVAIIVSGFVSLTLTPMLCARVLRAHDATKKPNVVLRVFEAMFDSWLCGYEWALDRVLAHKALMLVVTLATLGGTVYLYMIVPKGFFPQEDTGFLIGVTEAATDTSFEAMKVRQQALVDVLKSDPAIDYINSTVGAGGPNTTANYGRLFIALKPQKTRDNAAVVIGRLRAKARQIPGMQAFFQSIQNLNIGGRVSKSQYQYVLQSGDTESLYRLAPEMRDKIEKLPGLLDVTTDLYIKNPQMTVDIDREKAAVYGITVDQVRNQLYNAYGARQVGTIYMPTNDYQIILEVQPQFRVDPSDLSKLYMKTQNNVTIPLAAVAKLVPSVGPLQINHQGQQPAVTISFNLAPGYSLGYATDSIRELERSSNLPPTIFSGFSGTAQVFEDSKSGQGVLILAAIFAAFVILGILYESFIHPITIISGLPSAGIGAILTLMLFGMELSVIAMIGIVMLVGIVKKNAIMMVDFALERRRVGLSAEHAIREAALLRFRPIMMTTFAAIFGTLPIAIGAGAGAELRQPLGVAVVGGLCVSQLLTLFITPVIYIYLDRIDRLLKRRLEPQHEEAGEGERPHAVAAE, from the coding sequence ATGACGCTTTCCGAGCTCTGTATTCGCCGCCCGGTCATGACGACGCTGATCACGGCGTCGATCATCGCCTTCGGCGTGTTCGGCTTCCGCCTGTTGCCGGTGTCGGCGCTGCCGCGGGTCGACTTCCCGACGATCGCCGTCAGCGCGACCTTGCCGGGCGCGAGCGCGGATACCATGGCGGCCTCGGTCGCCGGCATCATCGAGCGACAGCTCTCGACCATTGCCGGCATCTCCTCGATGTCGTCGAGTTCCTCGCAGGGCTCCAGCGTCATCACCATCCAGTTCGACCTCAACCGCAACATCGACGCGGCGGCGCTGGACGTGCAGACCGCGCTGACGATCGCGCAACGCCGGCTGCCGATCGAAATGACGATCCCGCCGAGTTTCCGAAAAGTGAACCCGGCCGACTTCCCGGTGCTGTTCGTCTCGCTCGGTTCGGCGACACTCCCGTTGTCGGCGGTCAACGAATACGGCGACATCACCATCGGGCAGGCGCTGTCGCAAATCCCGGGTGTGGCGCAGGTCCTGATTTACGGCGCACAGAAATTCGCCATCCGCGTCCAGGCCGACCCTGAAGCCGCCGCGGCGCGCGGGCTGTCGCTCGAGGACATCAGGACCGCGGTGTCGCGGGCCAATTCATCGACGCCGGTCGGGACCCTGAACGGGCCGAAGCAGGACGTCGCGTTGCAGGCCTCCGGGCAGATGGAGAAGGCGGTCGACTACCGGCAGGTCGTGGTGGCCTGGCGCAACGGCTCGCCGGTCAAGCTCGACGAAGTCGCGCGGATCTACGACAGCGTCGAGAACGACAAGATCGCGACCTGGCTGAACGACGAGCGCGCGATCGTGCTGGCGATCCAGAAGCAGCCGGATGCCAATACGGTGGCGGTGGTCGATTCCGTGCTGGCCAAGCTGCCGGCGCTGCGCGCGCAGATTCCGCCGTCGGTTTCAATCAATGTGATGATGGATCGTTCGATATCGATCCGTCAGGCGGTCGCCGATGTCGAGGAAACACTGCTGATCGCCGTGTCGCTTGTGATTCTGGTGATCTTCCTGTTCCTGCGCTCGGCGTCCGCAACCTTCATTCCGGCGCTGGCGGTTCCGATCTCGCTGTTCGGCACCTGCGCGGTCATGTACTTCCTGGACTATTCCATCAACAACATGACACTGCTGGCGCTGACGCTGTCGGTCGGCTTCGTGGTCGACGACGCCATCGTCATGCTGGAAAACATCGTCCGGCACATCGAACACGGCATGCGGCCCTATGAGGCTGCGCTGAAGGGCGCGCGCGAGATCGGTTTCACGATCATCTCGATCACCTTCTCGCTGATCGCCGTGTTCATTCCCGTGCTCCTGATGGGCGGAATCGTCGGCCGGGTGTTCCGCGAGTTCGCGGTGACGGTATCGGTTGCGATCATCGTATCCGGCTTCGTGTCGCTGACCTTGACGCCGATGCTGTGCGCGCGCGTGTTGCGGGCGCATGATGCGACCAAGAAGCCGAATGTCGTGCTTCGGGTGTTCGAGGCGATGTTCGATTCCTGGCTGTGCGGCTACGAATGGGCGCTCGACCGGGTGCTGGCGCACAAGGCGCTGATGCTGGTCGTCACGCTGGCGACGCTGGGTGGCACGGTCTACCTTTACATGATCGTGCCGAAGGGCTTCTTCCCGCAGGAGGATACCGGCTTTTTGATCGGCGTGACCGAAGCCGCCACCGACACCTCGTTCGAGGCCATGAAGGTGCGGCAGCAAGCGCTGGTCGACGTGCTGAAATCCGATCCCGCGATTGACTACATCAACTCCACCGTCGGTGCGGGTGGCCCCAATACGACCGCGAATTACGGCCGCCTGTTCATCGCGCTGAAGCCGCAGAAGACGCGCGACAATGCCGCCGTCGTGATCGGACGCTTGCGCGCCAAGGCGCGACAGATTCCCGGCATGCAGGCGTTCTTCCAGAGCATCCAGAACCTCAATATCGGCGGCCGGGTTTCGAAGAGCCAGTACCAGTACGTGCTGCAGAGCGGCGACACCGAATCGCTGTACCGGCTGGCGCCCGAAATGCGCGACAAGATCGAGAAGCTGCCGGGTCTGCTCGACGTCACCACCGATCTCTACATCAAGAATCCGCAGATGACGGTCGACATCGACCGCGAAAAGGCCGCGGTTTACGGCATCACCGTCGATCAGGTGCGCAACCAGCTTTACAACGCCTACGGCGCGCGGCAGGTCGGCACTATCTACATGCCGACCAACGACTATCAGATCATCCTGGAAGTGCAGCCGCAGTTCCGCGTCGATCCGTCGGATCTGTCCAAGCTCTATATGAAGACCCAGAACAACGTGACCATTCCGCTTGCAGCCGTTGCCAAACTGGTGCCTTCGGTCGGCCCGCTGCAGATCAACCATCAGGGTCAGCAGCCGGCGGTGACGATTTCCTTCAATCTGGCGCCGGGCTACTCGCTCGGCTACGCCACCGACTCTATCCGCGAACTCGAGCGTTCGTCGAACCTGCCGCCGACGATCTTCTCCGGTTTCTCCGGCACCGCGCAGGTGTTCGAGGACTCCAAGAGCGGGCAGGGCGTCCTGATCCTGGCGGCCATCTTCGCGGCCTTCGTCATTCTCGGCATTCTCTACGAGAGCTTCATCCATCCGATCACCATCATCTCCGGCCTGCCGTCGGCCGGCATCGGCGCGATCCTGACCTTGATGCTGTTCGGCATGGAACTGTCGGTCATTGCGATGATCGGCATCGTGATGCTGGTCGGCATCGTCAAGAAGAACGCCATCATGATGGTCGACTTCGCGCTGGAGCGCCGCCGCGTCGGCCTCAGCGCCGAGCATGCGATCCGCGAAGCGGCGCTGCTGCGTTTCCGCCCCATCATGATGACGACGTTTGCTGCGATCTTCGGCACGCTGCCGATCGCCATCGGTGCCGGCGCCGGCGCCGAACTGCGTCAGCCGCTCGGCGTCGCCGTGGTCGGCGGCCTCTGCGTGTCGCAATTGCTGACGCTGTTCATCACGCCGGTCATCTACATCTATCTCGATCGGATCGATCGTCTGCTGAAACGCCGGCTCGAACCGCAGCACGAGGAAGCCGGCGAAGGCGAGCGGCCGCATGCGGTTGCAGCCGAATGA
- a CDS encoding PAS domain-containing hybrid sensor histidine kinase/response regulator, with product MKSPVDLVAYSGRLLGWIGGFSAIARIEAGEITDREMGRIRAQQIDTVTRHVPLTMSANLVSVAIVLALFWNTGSNVFLALWAFVIASVALLAARSWIRSQRTRPKEASLHAVHRSTLQAICLAAIWGALPLALLLKTTAADQMIIACVMTGMIAGGAFTLSTIPRAGLMYIWTMTFASAAALLQVGDKIHLFTAAFLLLLAVFMARNVVSHGNLFQDNLRAQLQLERQTEIISLLLKEFQDNASDWLWQTDARGRLIDVPQRFAEVAQMPLPLLKGAHFSELLEMLCPDDTITASNIVALMERHAPLHEVSVRVVIGGQTRLWSLTAKPTGDGEGQFHGYRGFGRDVTERWRAERAEAESRAKSDFLAVMSHEIRTPMNGVLGLAGVLLETALDPEQRQAVATIHDSGDNLLRVLNDILDLSKLEAGRFQFEATDFSPTALVEAVAAVIRSTAGNKGLTVAVELDPALPASLRGDVARIRQVLLNLASNAVKFTERGTVTIAAHCHSRGDMLARVEWCVSDTGIGIAPDRIGRLFSDYEQADASISRRFGGTGLGLAISRRIIEQMGGKIGVSSAPEQGSAFQFSLTLPWSDTLIAEPSKDRVGADDLKARIATLGRPLRILIAEDDATNRLVVSKMLREFDVETCIVTDGAQAIEAVLEAEYDLVLMDVQMPVMDGHAATRVIRSGGFASLPIIALTANAFPEDARLCREAGMTDFLAKPLRKQTLVDAVLRALGPAREPSALSMERAPALVPAMPDAVEAEQGGKAAAEDEVQRAS from the coding sequence ATGAAATCGCCCGTTGATCTCGTTGCCTATTCGGGCAGGCTGCTCGGCTGGATCGGCGGCTTCTCGGCCATCGCCCGGATCGAGGCCGGCGAGATCACCGACCGAGAAATGGGCCGGATCCGCGCCCAGCAGATCGACACGGTGACGCGCCACGTGCCGCTGACGATGTCGGCCAACCTGGTCAGTGTCGCAATCGTCCTCGCTCTGTTCTGGAACACCGGCTCCAACGTCTTTCTCGCCCTGTGGGCATTCGTGATTGCGTCGGTCGCGCTGCTGGCGGCGAGGTCGTGGATCCGCTCGCAGCGCACCCGTCCGAAGGAAGCTTCGTTGCACGCGGTGCACCGCTCGACGTTGCAGGCAATCTGCCTGGCGGCGATCTGGGGAGCGCTGCCGCTGGCATTGCTTCTCAAAACGACGGCGGCCGATCAAATGATCATCGCCTGCGTGATGACCGGAATGATCGCGGGCGGCGCGTTCACGCTGTCGACGATTCCCCGGGCCGGACTGATGTACATCTGGACCATGACGTTTGCGTCGGCGGCAGCTCTGCTCCAGGTCGGAGACAAAATTCATCTGTTCACCGCCGCGTTCCTGTTGCTGCTTGCCGTCTTCATGGCTCGCAACGTCGTCTCTCATGGCAATCTGTTTCAGGACAATCTGCGCGCGCAGTTGCAGCTCGAGCGTCAGACCGAGATCATCTCGCTGCTGCTCAAGGAATTCCAGGACAACGCCAGCGACTGGTTGTGGCAAACCGATGCGCGGGGCAGGCTGATCGACGTCCCCCAACGTTTCGCCGAAGTGGCGCAGATGCCGCTGCCGCTCTTGAAGGGCGCGCATTTTTCCGAACTCCTGGAGATGCTGTGTCCCGACGACACGATCACCGCATCGAACATCGTAGCGCTGATGGAACGGCATGCGCCGCTCCATGAAGTCAGCGTGCGGGTCGTCATCGGCGGTCAGACGCGGCTATGGTCGTTGACGGCTAAGCCCACCGGCGACGGCGAAGGTCAGTTTCACGGCTATCGCGGATTCGGCCGCGACGTCACCGAACGCTGGCGGGCGGAGCGGGCCGAGGCCGAAAGCCGGGCGAAATCGGATTTCCTGGCGGTGATGAGCCACGAAATCCGCACCCCCATGAACGGCGTACTCGGACTGGCCGGTGTGTTGCTGGAAACCGCGCTTGATCCGGAGCAGCGCCAGGCGGTCGCCACCATTCATGACTCCGGCGATAACCTGCTGCGGGTCCTCAACGACATTCTCGACCTTTCGAAACTGGAGGCCGGCCGGTTCCAGTTCGAAGCCACCGACTTCTCGCCGACGGCGCTGGTCGAGGCCGTGGCCGCGGTGATCCGCAGCACTGCCGGCAACAAGGGATTGACCGTTGCAGTCGAGCTCGACCCGGCACTGCCCGCATCGCTGCGCGGCGATGTCGCCCGAATTCGCCAGGTGCTGCTCAATCTCGCCTCCAACGCGGTGAAATTCACCGAACGCGGCACGGTGACGATCGCGGCTCACTGCCATTCGCGCGGCGACATGCTGGCCCGGGTGGAATGGTGTGTTTCCGACACCGGTATCGGCATTGCCCCCGACCGTATCGGCCGCCTGTTCAGCGACTACGAGCAGGCCGACGCCTCAATCAGCCGCCGCTTCGGCGGCACCGGCCTCGGGCTCGCGATCAGCCGGCGCATCATCGAGCAGATGGGCGGCAAGATCGGCGTCAGCTCGGCGCCGGAGCAGGGCTCGGCGTTTCAGTTCTCGCTGACATTGCCGTGGAGCGATACGCTCATTGCCGAACCGTCGAAGGATCGGGTCGGCGCCGACGATCTCAAGGCGCGCATCGCGACGTTGGGCCGCCCGCTGCGGATCCTGATCGCGGAAGACGATGCGACCAATCGTTTGGTGGTCAGCAAGATGCTCCGGGAATTCGATGTCGAAACGTGCATCGTGACTGACGGCGCGCAGGCCATCGAGGCGGTGCTGGAAGCGGAATACGATCTGGTGCTGATGGATGTGCAGATGCCCGTGATGGACGGTCATGCCGCGACACGGGTGATCCGCTCGGGCGGTTTCGCATCGCTGCCGATCATCGCACTGACCGCCAATGCGTTTCCCGAAGACGCAAGACTGTGCCGCGAGGCCGGAATGACCGACTTCCTCGCCAAGCCGCTGCGCAAGCAGACGCTGGTGGATGCGGTATTGCGGGCGTTGGGTCCTGCGCGCGAGCCGTCGGCGTTGTCGATGGAACGAGCGCCGGCGCTGGTCCCTGCCATGCCGGATGCGGTCGAGGCGGAGCAGGGTGGCAAGGCTGCCGCAGAGGACGAAGTACAGCGCGCGAGCTAG
- a CDS encoding efflux RND transporter periplasmic adaptor subunit has translation MKKNNLIVLAGVIGIAAVAAYATRASWMGSGATAQGPQRPRMVSVELAKAERKSVPVDVDAIGTVTPISSVALKSRVETTIVSVHFEDGAKVAEDDLLFTLDSRQIDAQIEQAEGTLAKDQAQLEGAQRDLRRFTDLVGKGATTQVNVDNAKTQSDILTATIKADQAALDNLKVQKSYTLIRAPFAGRISAANVKVGNFVRPADLTSLAVINQMAPVYVTFAVPQRVLVDLRDAMAKGDPGVTATIPGHQRSESGKVAMVENTVDATTGMVTVRGIMNNENETLWPGTLVATKLVIRNEDAIVVPTVAVQRSQNGNYVFVVKDGAAKQQPVKVDRTSQGISMISEGLTGDESVVVDGQLLLSNGTRVEPRAKKAGA, from the coding sequence ATGAAAAAAAATAACTTGATCGTTCTTGCCGGCGTTATCGGCATCGCGGCGGTGGCCGCCTATGCAACCCGCGCGTCATGGATGGGCTCTGGGGCCACCGCTCAGGGGCCGCAGCGGCCGCGCATGGTTTCCGTCGAACTGGCCAAGGCCGAGCGCAAGTCCGTCCCGGTCGACGTCGACGCGATCGGGACCGTGACGCCGATCTCCAGCGTGGCGCTGAAATCGCGGGTCGAGACCACCATCGTCTCGGTGCATTTCGAGGACGGCGCCAAGGTGGCCGAAGACGATCTGCTGTTCACGCTCGACAGCCGCCAGATCGACGCCCAGATCGAACAGGCCGAGGGGACGCTGGCCAAGGATCAGGCGCAGCTCGAGGGCGCCCAGCGCGATCTCCGGCGCTTCACCGACCTGGTCGGCAAGGGCGCCACCACGCAGGTCAACGTCGACAACGCCAAGACCCAGTCCGATATCCTGACCGCCACCATCAAGGCCGATCAGGCGGCGCTGGACAATTTGAAGGTCCAGAAAAGCTACACCCTGATCCGCGCGCCGTTCGCGGGCCGGATCAGCGCCGCCAACGTCAAGGTCGGCAATTTCGTGCGCCCGGCCGATCTCACGTCGCTCGCCGTGATCAACCAGATGGCGCCTGTCTATGTGACCTTCGCCGTTCCACAGCGCGTGCTGGTCGACCTGCGCGATGCGATGGCCAAAGGCGATCCCGGGGTGACCGCGACGATCCCGGGCCACCAGCGTTCCGAGAGCGGCAAGGTCGCGATGGTCGAGAACACCGTGGACGCCACCACGGGCATGGTGACCGTCCGTGGCATCATGAACAACGAGAACGAGACGCTGTGGCCGGGGACTCTGGTCGCGACCAAGCTTGTGATCCGCAATGAAGACGCCATCGTGGTGCCCACGGTCGCCGTGCAGCGCAGCCAGAACGGCAACTACGTGTTTGTCGTCAAGGACGGCGCCGCCAAGCAGCAGCCGGTCAAGGTCGACCGGACCTCGCAGGGCATTTCGATGATTTCCGAAGGGCTGACCGGCGACGAAAGCGTCGTGGTCGACGGACAATTGCTGCTGTCAAACGGAACACGGGTCGAACCGCGGGCCAAGAAGGCCGGGGCGTAA
- a CDS encoding TIGR03032 family protein, with product MSERNREPSSGVRDVDGPAPAAAQASAEIAPAGQETRAAEPQTTPAEERVTYSMSPGLPGFLGAQRIALAVSSYQSGKFYLLGQNIDGGLVVDERFFRKAMGICVPDQDTILLATLFQIVRFKNVLNQGEQINNVFDACYVPRETYVTGEVDAHDVGVLKDGRVVFVNTLYNCLATPSERHSFTPLWKPPFISAIVKEDRCHLNGLAMEEGVPRYVTAVSRSDTIDGWRDRRAGGGVVVDVQTGEIVIGGLSMPHSPRIYRGRLWVLNSGTGELGWIEPGAGGAAGKFHALAFCPGFLRGLAFHGDHAFVGLSKPRYQRFEGLPLDQKLADADSEPWCGVQVIDLKSGACVHWFRLDGAVAELYDLAVVPGAMRPMALGFASDEILGLITHDPLAEGALPR from the coding sequence ATGAGCGAGCGGAACCGGGAACCGTCATCCGGCGTGCGTGACGTAGACGGGCCGGCGCCAGCCGCCGCTCAGGCGAGCGCGGAGATCGCGCCCGCCGGGCAAGAGACCAGGGCTGCCGAGCCGCAGACGACGCCGGCCGAAGAGCGCGTCACCTATTCGATGTCGCCGGGCCTGCCCGGATTTCTCGGCGCGCAGCGGATCGCGCTTGCGGTCTCGTCCTATCAGTCGGGCAAGTTCTACCTGTTGGGGCAGAACATCGACGGCGGGCTCGTGGTCGATGAGCGCTTCTTCCGCAAGGCGATGGGGATCTGCGTTCCCGACCAGGACACCATCCTGCTGGCGACGCTGTTCCAGATCGTGCGGTTCAAGAACGTGCTGAACCAGGGCGAGCAGATCAACAATGTGTTCGATGCCTGCTACGTGCCGCGCGAAACTTACGTCACCGGCGAGGTCGACGCGCACGACGTCGGTGTTCTCAAGGACGGGCGGGTGGTGTTCGTCAACACGCTTTACAACTGCCTCGCCACGCCGTCGGAGCGCCACAGCTTCACGCCGCTGTGGAAGCCGCCGTTCATCTCGGCGATCGTCAAGGAGGACCGCTGCCATCTCAACGGCCTTGCCATGGAAGAAGGCGTGCCGCGCTACGTCACCGCCGTGAGCCGGTCGGATACCATCGATGGCTGGCGTGACCGCCGGGCCGGCGGTGGTGTCGTCGTCGACGTGCAGACCGGCGAGATCGTCATCGGCGGCCTGTCGATGCCGCATTCGCCGCGGATCTATCGCGGGCGCCTCTGGGTGCTGAACTCGGGTACCGGCGAACTCGGCTGGATCGAGCCCGGCGCCGGCGGCGCCGCCGGCAAATTCCACGCGCTCGCCTTTTGCCCCGGCTTCCTGCGCGGGCTCGCCTTCCACGGCGACCACGCCTTCGTCGGGCTGTCGAAGCCGCGCTACCAGCGCTTCGAGGGACTGCCGCTCGATCAAAAACTCGCGGACGCCGATTCCGAGCCCTGGTGTGGCGTCCAGGTGATCGATCTCAAGAGCGGCGCCTGCGTGCACTGGTTCCGCCTCGACGGCGCGGTGGCGGAGCTCTACGACCTCGCGGTGGTGCCCGGCGCGATGCGGCCGATGGCGCTCGGCTTCGCCAGCGACGAGATTCTGGGACTGATCACGCACGATCCGCTCGCCGAGGGCGCGCTGCCGAGGTGA
- the erpA gene encoding iron-sulfur cluster insertion protein ErpA, with protein sequence MTTAITVSERAARRIGQILKTEGDGAMLRISVEGGGCSGFQYKFDVDHAKAEDDLVIAREGAVVLVDPASVPFLAGSEVDFVDDLIGASFRVVNPNATASCGCGTSFSI encoded by the coding sequence ATGACCACTGCCATCACCGTCAGCGAGCGGGCTGCCCGCCGTATCGGGCAAATCCTCAAGACCGAGGGCGACGGCGCCATGCTGCGCATCTCCGTCGAAGGGGGCGGCTGCTCCGGCTTCCAGTACAAATTCGACGTCGATCACGCCAAGGCCGAGGACGACCTGGTGATCGCCCGCGAAGGCGCGGTGGTGCTGGTCGATCCGGCCTCGGTGCCGTTCCTGGCGGGATCGGAAGTCGATTTCGTCGACGACCTGATCGGCGCCTCGTTCCGCGTCGTCAACCCGAACGCCACCGCCTCCTGCGGCTGCGGCACCAGTTTTTCGATCTGA
- a CDS encoding autotransporter outer membrane beta-barrel domain-containing protein, whose translation MLPSALRRRALLSGTMLMAAAVGYGRRAYAACVNSGGSTFQCSGANVTQQTINANSAAVSTLPGFSVNTTDRTGITITGDGAISYTDVNASPVTGYFAALYVRSTRFAPVPGSITIATNGRLSSGLFGIYAHNYGTGALTITANGNVTSAFPYGIFAANSGTALSVTTGAGATVSGSTDGIVARNYGSGALTVTVAATSTVSGGSGFGIQALGRPATVTVAGTVNGGASGAINFDQAGAFANRLELVTGAVINGNVLGGTGTDTLGLSGGGSGSFNIAQLSSFETGAKTGNGSWTLTGANTGITTFSVGAGTLIVNGSLSNAAFTVSGGTLGGTGTVGNTSIAGGTFAPGAGTPGSSMTVSGTLGFNAASTYAVHLNSTTSSFANVTGTATLGGATVNAIFAPGSPVAKQYAILDAGSVSGTFNPTVTNANLPANFHDTLSYDATHAYLNLALTFQQPGSGGLNGNQQAVANALSNFFNSTGSIPLVFGTLTPAGLTQVSGETATGSQQTTFNAMNQFMGLMTDPFIDGRGDGAGAGGGTSTATGYASTQKPAATSDAYAMFTKAPPAVSFEQRWSVWAAGYGGSQTTDGNAALGSNTATSRLAGTAVGADYRFSPNTIAGFALAGGGTSFSVNNLGSGRSDLFQAGAFVRHNVGPAYLTGALAYGWQDITTDRTVTFAGIDRLRAEFKANAWSGRVEGGYRFVTPWIGGIGVTPYAAGQFTTFDLPAYAERAIVGANTFALAYGSKSVTDTRSELGLRTDKSYAVQDGIFTLRGRFAWAHDFNPDRAIGATFQTLPGASFVVNGAAQAHDSALTTVSAEMKWMNGWSAAATFEGEFSEVTRSYAGKGVVRYAW comes from the coding sequence ATGTTACCGAGCGCGTTGCGTCGCCGGGCTCTGCTGTCGGGCACCATGCTCATGGCGGCGGCCGTCGGCTATGGCCGCCGCGCCTACGCGGCTTGCGTGAACTCCGGCGGCTCGACCTTCCAGTGCTCGGGCGCCAATGTCACCCAGCAGACCATCAATGCCAACAGCGCCGCCGTTTCAACCCTTCCCGGGTTTAGCGTCAATACCACCGATCGCACCGGCATAACGATCACCGGCGACGGCGCCATTTCCTACACCGACGTCAACGCCTCGCCGGTCACTGGCTACTTCGCGGCGCTTTATGTCCGCTCCACGCGCTTTGCGCCCGTGCCCGGGAGCATCACCATCGCCACCAATGGCAGGCTCAGCAGCGGACTCTTCGGCATTTATGCGCACAACTACGGCACCGGCGCGCTCACCATCACCGCCAACGGCAATGTCACCAGCGCCTTCCCTTACGGCATCTTCGCGGCTAACTCCGGCACCGCTCTCAGCGTGACCACCGGCGCCGGCGCAACCGTGAGCGGAAGCACGGATGGCATTGTTGCGCGCAACTACGGCAGCGGCGCGCTCACCGTCACCGTCGCCGCCACCAGCACCGTGAGCGGCGGCAGTGGCTTTGGCATCCAGGCTCTCGGCCGCCCTGCAACCGTCACGGTGGCCGGCACGGTGAACGGCGGCGCCAGCGGCGCCATCAATTTCGACCAGGCGGGCGCCTTCGCCAATCGTCTCGAACTGGTGACCGGCGCCGTCATCAACGGCAACGTGCTCGGCGGCACCGGCACCGACACGCTCGGGCTGAGCGGCGGCGGATCGGGCAGCTTCAATATCGCCCAGCTCTCCTCGTTCGAGACCGGCGCGAAGACCGGCAACGGCAGCTGGACGCTCACCGGCGCCAATACCGGCATCACCACGTTCTCGGTCGGTGCCGGCACGCTCATCGTCAATGGCAGCCTGAGCAACGCGGCTTTCACCGTCAGCGGCGGCACGCTCGGCGGCACCGGGACGGTGGGCAACACCTCGATTGCGGGCGGCACTTTCGCGCCGGGCGCCGGCACGCCCGGTTCGTCGATGACGGTCAGCGGCACGCTCGGGTTCAATGCGGCGTCGACCTACGCGGTCCATCTCAATTCGACCACGTCGTCGTTTGCCAACGTCACCGGCACGGCGACGCTGGGCGGCGCGACGGTCAATGCGATCTTCGCGCCGGGCAGCCCGGTCGCCAAGCAATACGCGATTCTCGATGCCGGCAGCGTCAGCGGAACGTTCAATCCGACCGTCACCAACGCCAACCTGCCGGCGAACTTTCACGATACGCTCAGCTACGACGCCACCCATGCCTATCTCAATCTGGCGCTGACCTTCCAACAGCCGGGCTCGGGCGGCCTCAACGGCAATCAGCAGGCCGTCGCCAACGCGCTGAGCAACTTTTTCAACAGCACCGGCAGCATTCCGCTGGTGTTCGGCACGCTGACGCCGGCCGGCCTGACGCAGGTGTCCGGCGAGACCGCGACCGGCTCGCAGCAGACCACGTTCAATGCCATGAACCAGTTCATGGGTCTGATGACCGATCCCTTTATCGATGGCCGCGGCGATGGCGCAGGCGCTGGGGGCGGCACCAGTACCGCTACCGGTTACGCTTCGACGCAAAAGCCTGCTGCCACCAGCGACGCCTATGCGATGTTCACCAAGGCGCCGCCGGCGGTTTCGTTTGAGCAGCGCTGGAGCGTGTGGGCGGCGGGCTATGGCGGCTCGCAGACCACCGATGGTAATGCTGCGCTCGGCTCCAATACCGCGACCTCGCGCCTTGCCGGCACGGCGGTGGGCGCCGACTATCGCTTCTCGCCGAACACGATCGCCGGCTTTGCGCTGGCCGGCGGCGGCACCAGTTTTAGCGTCAACAATCTCGGAAGCGGCCGCTCGGATCTCTTCCAGGCCGGCGCGTTCGTGCGGCACAATGTCGGCCCAGCCTACCTGACCGGCGCCCTCGCTTACGGCTGGCAGGACATCACCACCGATCGCACCGTGACCTTCGCCGGCATCGATCGCTTGCGCGCCGAGTTCAAGGCCAACGCATGGTCCGGCCGCGTCGAAGGCGGCTACCGTTTCGTGACGCCTTGGATCGGCGGGATCGGCGTCACGCCCTACGCCGCCGGCCAGTTCACCACGTTCGATCTGCCGGCCTATGCCGAACGGGCCATCGTCGGCGCCAACACCTTTGCGCTGGCCTATGGCTCGAAAAGCGTGACCGACACGCGCAGCGAACTCGGCCTGCGCACCGACAAATCCTACGCCGTGCAGGACGGCATCTTCACCCTGCGCGGCCGCTTCGCCTGGGCGCACGACTTCAATCCGGATCGCGCCATCGGCGCGACCTTCCAGACGCTGCCGGGGGCGAGCTTCGTCGTCAACGGCGCGGCGCAAGCGCATGACTCAGCCCTCACCACTGTGTCGGCCGAAATGAAATGGATGAACGGCTGGTCCGCCGCCGCGACCTTCGAAGGCGAATTCTCCGAGGTCACCCGCAGCTATGCCGGCAAAGGCGTCGTCAGATATGCCTGGTAG